In Thermococcus gorgonarius, the genomic window ATGATCCTTACAGACTTCGACAAAAAGGGCGAGGAGCTTGCCAAAAAGCTCCTCTGGTACCTGGAGGGTTATCCCTGCAGAGTCGATGCAGAGACCCGCAGAGAACTCAGGAAAATCCTTAAAAAGGATATAAAAGGCATTGAGGATCTCTATGGGCTGTACCTCTCCGTTTCTGGCCCCCATTTGGAGGGGTTTCAATGAAGAGGAAGAAGCACGTCCTTCATCAGATTTTGTCCGAAAAGAGAAAGGCAGAAAAGATAAGGGGTGATAACATGTCAGCCAAAGATGAATTTGGGACGACTAAATATATAATCTACGCTGAGTTTGAGGCAAACGGCGTTGTTGAAAGGCCCGACGTCGTCGGTGCCATTTTTGGCCAAACTGAAGGTCTTCTCGGGGACGATCTCGATCTTAGGGAGCTTCAGAAGACCGGAAGGATTGGAAGGATCAGAGTTGAGGTCCACACAAAGGCCGGAAAAACCTACGGAACGATAACGGTTCCATCTAGCCTTGACAGAGTTGAAACCGCTATTTTGGCCGCTGCACTGGAGACTATAGACCGCGTTGGTCCGGCAGAGGCCCACATAAAGGTCCTCCGCATCGAGGATGTAA contains:
- a CDS encoding toprim domain-containing protein — translated: MYAENYKRFLELIDKLREFEGAIIVEGPRDEVALRNLGVRAEIIRLSRLPLAEIALIASRYHEVMILTDFDKKGEELAKKLLWYLEGYPCRVDAETRRELRKILKKDIKGIEDLYGLYLSVSGPHLEGFQ